One genomic region from Yarrowia lipolytica chromosome 1C, complete sequence encodes:
- a CDS encoding uncharacterized protein (Compare to YALI0C17545g, weakly similar to uniprot|Q06705 Saccharomyces cerevisiae YLR380w CSR1 weak similarity to SEC14 protein, similar to Saccharomyces cerevisiae CSR1 (YLR380W); ancestral locus Anc_4.234), with protein MTVATQAGRYGNLTPEQTLKLKDMWAHLLGAMGVLDETTAKQLSASVHTGGAAASEAPAPKKSGGGLFGRKKAAPEPEEDLSNQASFKDVLGTISIEQLRLAFWNMVRCDNPDNLLLRFLRARKWDVPKALSMMAATFKWRLQEGDVEEIEFKGELGALKENDEEFLLQLRSKKAYIHGRDLEGRPIVYVRPRFHNPKAQKEKCIENFTVHIIETARLTLNDPVDTAAVLFDLSGFALSNMDYAAVKFIIKCFEAHYPECLGVLLIHKAPWIFSGIWNIIKNWLDPVVASKIHFTKNTSDLEKYIPKKYIPKELGGDDPFVYEYIEPKEGEGDRLQDEATRNKMLQDRIQIYSGLEKNTIDWIKSTKQTEGPLLQERSELTKKLRSQYWQIDPYLRAPSILDRLGEITYA; from the coding sequence atgaCAGTAGCCACACAAGCAGGACGATACGGCAACCTGACCCCCGAACAGAccctcaagctcaaggacatgtGGGCCCATCTTCTGGGCGCCATGGGAGTTCTGGACGAGACCACCGCCAAGCAGCTGTCTGCTTCTGTGCACACCGGAGGCGCGGCCGCCTCTGAGGCTCCGGCCCCCAAGaagtctggaggaggcctGTTTGGCCGAAAGAAGGCAGCCCCCGAGCCGGAGGAGGATCTGTCTAACCAGGCCTCGTTCAAGGACGTGCTGGGCACAATCTccattgagcagctgcgaCTGGCTTTCTGGAACATGGTGCGATGCGACAACCCCGacaacctgctgctgcgatTCCTGCGAGCCCGAAAGTGGGACGTGCCCAAGGCCCTGTCCATGATGGCCGCCACCTTCAAGTGGCGTCTCCAGGAGGGCGACgttgaggagattgagtTTAAGGGCGAGCTGGGAGCCCTAAAGGAGAACGACGAGGAGTTCCTGCTTCAATTGCGATCTAAGAAGGCCTACATCCACGGCCGAGACCTCGAGGGCCGACCCATTGTCTACGTGCGACCTCGATTCCACAACCccaaggcccagaaggagaagtGCATTGAGAACTTCACCGTCCACATCATCGAGACCGCTCGACTGACCCTCAACGACCCTGTTGACACCGCCGCCGTGCTCTTCGATCTTTCCGGCTTTGCTCTCTCCAACATGGACTACGCCGCCGTCAAGTTCATCATCAAGTGCTTCGAGGCCCACTACCCCGAGTGTCTGGGAGTTCTGCTCATCCACAAGGCTCCTTGGATCTTCTCTGGAATCTGGAACATCATCAAAAACTGGCTGGACCCCGTGGTGGCTTCCAAGATCCACTTCACCAAGAACACCTCGGACCTCGAGAAGTACATCCCCAAGAAATACAtccccaaggagctcgGTGGAGACGATCCGTTtgtctacgagtacattgagcccaaggagggcgAGGGCGACCGACTTCAGGACGAGGCCACTCGAAACAAGATGCTGCAGGACCGAATCCAGATCTACTCGGgcctggagaagaacaccATTGACTGGATCAAGTCCACCAAGCAGACCGAGGGTCCTCTTCTGCAGGAGCGATCTGAGCtcaccaagaagctgcgaTCTCAGTACTGGCAGATTGATCCTTATCTCCGAGCTCCTTCCATTCTCGACCGTCTCGGAGAAATTACTTACGCTTAG